One Egicoccus halophilus genomic region harbors:
- a CDS encoding inositol monophosphatase family protein produces the protein MPTLSEEVRREVARARALLHPALDGLADELRRASGRVTPTAKDDGTPVTALDHEVDDRLRTVLERELPDHGVLSEEHDTVVPDTEWCWVVDPIDGTSNFTAGLPWWCVSVALTHGGEVVYATIDAPALGRRYEAVRGEGATRDGETVRVRGPVAWDDASQGHVPVMLTTGTARRARGAGLALNPRVMGSTALDLAVVAEGVAAASVAAIPHVWDVAAGMLLVREAGGAVVTLDGDELLPLRAGDDHARMHAQTAAGADPDAVRALARRLLPD, from the coding sequence GTGCCGACGCTGTCCGAGGAAGTGCGCCGTGAGGTCGCCCGCGCGCGCGCACTGCTGCATCCGGCGCTCGACGGGCTCGCCGACGAACTGCGCCGTGCCAGTGGCCGGGTCACGCCCACCGCGAAGGACGACGGCACGCCGGTCACCGCGCTCGACCACGAGGTCGACGACCGGCTCCGCACGGTGCTCGAGCGCGAGTTGCCCGACCACGGGGTGCTCAGCGAGGAGCACGACACCGTCGTCCCGGACACCGAGTGGTGCTGGGTCGTCGACCCGATCGACGGCACGTCGAACTTCACCGCAGGACTGCCGTGGTGGTGCGTGTCCGTCGCCCTGACCCACGGCGGCGAGGTCGTGTATGCGACGATCGACGCGCCCGCGCTCGGTCGCCGCTACGAGGCGGTCCGCGGCGAGGGGGCCACCCGCGACGGCGAGACCGTCCGCGTCCGCGGACCGGTGGCCTGGGACGACGCGTCGCAGGGGCACGTCCCGGTGATGCTGACGACCGGCACGGCCCGTCGGGCACGAGGGGCCGGCCTGGCCCTCAATCCGCGCGTCATGGGGTCGACGGCCCTGGACCTGGCCGTCGTGGCCGAAGGCGTCGCCGCAGCCTCTGTCGCGGCCATCCCGCACGTGTGGGACGTCGCCGCGGGGATGCTGCTGGTCCGCGAGGCCGGTGGCGCGGTGGTGACCCTCGACGGTGACGAGCTGCTCCCGTTGCGCGCCGGCGACGACCACGCCCGGATGCACGCGCAGACGGCTGCGGGTGCGGATCCCGACGCCGTGCGCGCACTGGCTCGCCGGCTCCTGCCCGACTGA